TAGCTGTTAAGGCCAGGGTTTCTGGTCTTTCTGTAATGGTAAAAGAGGGCCCATAAAAAGTGAAGAAGCACTGATGCCCAACCAAATTAATTACCAAATCtactcattcagtcattcattcactaCATTTTTACTGCATGCCTGCCCTGTGAAACATGCCGTGTAGGACCCTGTCAGGatctgtatggagtgtaattaACTCAGAGAACACCAAAGACGGCTCATAAATCATGCCCTATAAGGAACAGCTGAAATAATCAGGAATGGTTAGATCGAAATAAGAAGATTCCAGAACATGAGAGTTCTCATGCCTAAATAACGAACCTTTCTTTTTTATAGAAGAGATTAGACTTGTTTTGTATAGGACCACATAGAGTTAATATCAAATGGTGGAAATCAGTGGGAAGAAATGATAACAAGTTGCTATCAGAGCAATCTAAAAACAGAATGaggacacaatactgtaaatcaactgtacttcagtaaaaaaaagaatgagctgTGTGGGGATGAACAAAGGCCTAAGTAGCAATGTTGGTACCCAGGGCACTAGACAGACACTGCATCACTGGATATCCCACCCCTAAACAAATCTTAACCTGACTGCTTCAGAGCAAATCATCTATAATTCTATTACCCAAAGGCAATCACTGCTAACATACAggcatgtttcctttttttggtgcttttttttaaaagtgaaattgtaCTGTACAGATAATTTTCcactttttattgaaaaatgtttCTCTGGGCTATTTTGTAGAACACCAATATTTACCAATGCTTTCTCTAATTGTTGGATATTTAGAGTTTAATGCCAAGAGCAGGTGTTCTGGAGACATACTATGTGGTGGTTTGAATCTCGCTGTGCTATCTTGGAAAAGTtactctttgtgcctcagttgcCTCTTTTATAAATAGGGATTATACCTCACAGAGTTGTATTAAAGGAACAAATTCAAGTTAAGGCACTAActaagaacagtgcctggcatatagtatgCACTCAAAAGTTTTACCATTTTAAGTGAATGCCTAAGAGTTTGTGGAGAAAAACTGTAAAAGACTTCAAAACGGACCAAAAGATGACTGGGTGTTTTTCATGCAACTTAAGAGCTTTGTCTAGCAATCTTGGGGTGAGGGGCTCCGAGTCTTTGAGCTATTTTGTAGCTCTGCAAGTTGTACATAAATGATACTTATCCACAGACTTGCAAATTCCATCTGATGGATAATTGACTTCCTTCCCCTACTGAAAAGTTTTACATTTACTTATAAATTTCTTTCAACATCCTTGATTCACCTCAAGTGTGATGCTTTGAATTCTCCCTTGAATAGTCCTTTACTAGGTTTCCATTCAGccctaaattaaaaattcaactgACCCAAACCCAAGACTGTATCCTCTATGCTCCAATGGTTGTATAAATCTCTCTTACAGGACCTATCACATTTTGCCATCAACATTATTGAACTTTTACTCAGAAATCTAATTCAACTCAACAACTGACAACCTACTCTTAATATACAAGGCATCAAATTGTGGTAAAAAGCAGTGCTTGCCATCATGTAATTACTTGATCTTTGGAGATAAGAGGTAGTCTTTCAACCTTACGATAAGTGTGTTGTGGGGATTAAGAGTATTAGTGTTGATGTCAGACTCGAGCTTCAGTCCAGTTTTGATCCCTTTCTAACTTGGGAAGACTGGGCAGAAACTGCTTAATCGctaagcctcaggttcctcaGCTATGTAGTGAGGGTAATATCCACAGAAAAGCTTTGAAAAAGATAGGACACATAGCACTTAGCATGTCTggcatatatattttagaatcccATCTTCAGCAGCAAGTTATTCAACACCTAACAGAGAAGAACACTTATCCACACCAGCCTTCCTACCCGttaccaccacacacacacacacacacacacagaggccaggACTGGATAGGCAATGTTCCCTTCCATGAGTTCCTTCAGCCACTGCTCAACTCTTGCATTAGCATGTACCCAGGACTACCCCATCTCTTCCTTAAAACTGGTAACCAAATCAAACACACATCACCTCACTTACCTAAATCACTAGATGTGTAAGCCTCTTTTCATCCAAAAACGTTTACATCTGCTCAGCTGGCACTGCTTCTCACCCACCCACTCTATCTGTAGAATCAGCAGAAAACAGCTACATCCTCAACATCCTCTCCCAATATTCTACCAACCTCCTTACCCTGTTCAAAACCTAGGTCTTCCCTAGACAGTCTCCCAgttaacactttaaaaaacaaaaacctacatgGTAAATCCACATATTACCACATACTCCTGGGATTCAGGGTCAGTAGAGGTAGATTTACTATGAAGCTCATGAAACTGAAGTGTCCGTGTCCCTAACTTCTATGAGCTCCTTTTAAGGTTTTAGGAGGTACACTAGCCATGTGTTCAACTATTTTGAGAATTTCACAGCTAATTTAACCACAATCAGAACATTCTTCCCTATCCAGCTCCCAATgtcacattttctcccatttgacTTCATAGCAATCAACTGCGAGGCACTTACAGTTGATCACTTTTTGCTTGGCTTCTAGTAAGCcatttttttggttcttttagtCTGCTGAATCCTCATCTTCCTACCTATTCCTGAAACAACTCAGAACAGTCTTCTCCAAGTATTATTTAATCCCGACTTTAGGGCCTAGAACTCATCTAGTCATAGGATCCCCAAAAAGCAGGTACTATTCATACTCTTGAGGACTAGTTGGATCTCCAGTCCCCTGTGGATTCCAGAAGGCCTACTTCAGACCTCCACATGGATGTCTAGTAAGCATTTTGAATTTACCACACCCCAAACGGCACTCTTCTTCTTCTCCAAGCCAAGTTTTCAGTCCTAGCTCAACAGTAACTGTACCCTTCCAATTGCTCAGACCCAAACCCTGTCATCCTTTACCTCCCACGCGCAATCCTTAAACAAACTGCCTTTTCTTCAGAAGTCACTGTGACCACCCCAACCACTTTTATCCTAGTCCAAGCCAAGATTATTTGCCTAAAATATTCTAACAGACTTATTTCCCCATCTCTATCCTTGCCCCAGAGATGTACTGTTAATAAGACCCATTTTACTTTTAATCACTGCCCCCTtccacatacaaaaaagaaatttacaagcTTTTCTGTGAATTATCCCAAAAGCTAAGACTGCCACCCCTAGGCAAATGCTCAGAGAAGGTTTTAGTGATAGCCTTCTTTCTCAAAATCAATTTTCAAGTTTTACTTTCACTGCCCCCAGCTCACCATAGCAAGCCAACTACTCAAAAGACAATTTGTCTCAAGTTATATATGCTGTATGCTGCTATATAGAGGCCACTAACAAATATGGTTTTTTTGAAGCATAAAAATAAACCTGGCCAGAGTTCTGTATGAATACTTTTATGTAACTGAGAGAAAATAAGCCACATATTTTGAACACAAATCCACTGAGAAGGTAACAGCAAATAAAAGATTTCTACAGTCACTGACTCTTCCATTCACATTAAATCACTcataattgaaatttttattttatatacaaggaATTAGCATTGTTTCTGCATAGGGTAGATGTGCTGGACGATCCATTCAAGGACGTTCACTTAgtccaactgaaataaaaaaaggcaaacaagaaACGTATTAATTCAGAACGCTTTAAATATCCActttattctcagaaaaaaatggcTTATTACAGAACAAGGTTTAAATTGGAAATCTGACCCAAACTAGCTATACAGATTTAAAcaacttaaatatttactgaatatctacTACAAGCTGCTCCACAAATCTCAACTATTTTAGACAGTGAATTTCCCACTTCTACCCTCAAAGAAATTTTCTACTTAGAAAAATACTGCTACATAAAATGATCTTTATTAAAAGCCCAGGATGATCTTTTAGTAGGTATTACACAGCTATTTTTGTACTCAAACGtctgccagacactattctaggaGCCGTtcataaattaattcatttaaccttAACCTCTGAGAAATGGAACACAAAACTAGTGGGCCTGAGTGCATTCTCTCATCTGCGATGTACTACCTCCCAATGAGACACTGAACTTACACATTGTAACACTAAACGTGTACTTGTTAAACATTTAGTCCAAGCCAAAAATTTaagcttaaaaatatttcacctgTCACAGAAATCTCACACTAACCATTTATATCCACCGTAACACTTCAACCTAAGGACATCCAAATTTAACAAGTAGGTTCTACTGAATATTGCCATCTTCTAAGTACAAAGACCAGTGACTGTATCTCCAAGAGCCAGTAAGCAGttagttttcatctttaaaaaaaaaaacgacaaaACCTGCAGCATTTAAGTGACTTTTAGGAGCCAAGAAAGCTTCATATACACATTAATTTTTGTAACAatggtgcattttttaaaaggcaaaaacttaCCATCTAATGACTTGACCAAAGTCATAGGATTATTAAACGGCAAACCTCTCTGAATCCTAAAAGTCTACCTGGCCCCAAACCTCAAGCTCATTTCACTGTATGACGCTATTGAACATTTCGGGGCAGTGGTCAACGCACGTATTTTGCTCAAAAATAGATGTATATGACTAGAGATCTAATATTTAACTGTAGTGGTTTCTGCTAAGTGAATAATTTCACCCAACATTATACATGGCACCTAAAACTGGCAAAGGTGGGTAAAAGGGGATTAGAAAGACCGATCACTTTTAAGGCCTATCACCTCTTGCCGCTACATTCTATTAACCTGACTGCAAAAACTCGACAATGTCAACCACTACGGGGGAATAGCCCTGCTGACTAAAAGGGGGAAACGGCGTGGGTCAAACGGTCACACCACGGAACTACTCGCTCCTTGTGCCCCCACGGGAACCGGAGAGCATGGCGTCCGCCAACACGTACCTTGATGAAGCCGATATCCTTCGCGTACTGGCGGAAACACTGGCGGCACATATTGAGGCCGTATTTCCGGATCAGACCGTGCCGGTTTGAGCAGACGCGGCTGCAAGGAGAGACACGGCGTTACGGCAGGCTGCAGAAATTAAAAGGATTCGGCACTTGGGAGACCGCCACCCGCACTACCAGCCTTTGCGGACCCATCAGAGGCCTGTAATGGCGGCAGCCACAGCTCCGATTTCCTCTCCCCCCACGCGCCGCCTGCCGGCTCCGCTATATACATTTCAAGCAGCGTCACACCCCAAAGCAACCCTTCCCTAAAGCCACATTATTTCTCACCAAGAGCGAGAACCCTGGCCGAATTTTCTAGGGTGGCTCCAGTACAGCTGCTGGTGACCCATCTTGCTTCCTCGGATGCAACGAGGCAAAAGGAAAGAGGCAGCGCACGCATGCGCTCTTCAAATTTTGGGGAGACATCTTACCCAGAAGGCAGTGCTGACAAGCGACGCGTGCGCAGTGTGGACACGCTGTTTCGCCTGAGAGAAGAGGAAGCTTGGAAATTTTCTAGGCGGGCATAGCTGATGACGTCACCACACTTCAGCCTCTAGTCTCGTTTTGCGCCACCCCCGGTCGCCGGGCGTGGTGGCGCGCGCCTGTAGTCCCAGCTACTCgggaggctgaggcaggaggATCGCTTGAGCCCAGGAGTTCTGGGCTGTAGTGCGCTATGCCGATCGGGTGTCCGCACTAAGTTCGGCATCAATATGGTGACCTCCCGGGAGCGGGGGACCACCAGGTTGCCTAAGGAGGGGTGAACCGGCCCAGGTCGGAAACGGAGCAGGTCAAAACTCCCGTGCTGATCAGTAGTGGGATCGCGCCTGTGAATAGTCACTGCACTCCAGCCTGGGCAACATAGCGAGACCCCGTCTCTTTTGAGCACCCAGAAATGAATTTTGAGCCCTCAAGAAATAATGACCTGACTATTCTACCGTCTATTCTTCATCACCTGAACCTTCTAcgttcttttaattaaaattttacactTAGAAAAAGCATTTTTGCCTTAACTCAGCACTGACACCTACTGGGATAAAATTACAAAATCACTTAAAATCAACTGTAATAATTAGGAGCCAACGATAGGAGTTCctattttgttaaaatgttttcaacatttttttctaacacaCTGCTAGTCGAAATAAACCTACACCATTCCAAAATGACACGAGACAGTGTGTTTAATGTTTAAATGCAGTTGAGTTTAAAGTAAGAAACAAGTAAATATGCATT
This DNA window, taken from Camelus dromedarius isolate mCamDro1 chromosome 5, mCamDro1.pat, whole genome shotgun sequence, encodes the following:
- the RPS29 gene encoding small ribosomal subunit protein uS14, whose translation is MGHQQLYWSHPRKFGQGSRSCRVCSNRHGLIRKYGLNMCRQCFRQYAKDIGFIKLD